Within Triticum dicoccoides isolate Atlit2015 ecotype Zavitan chromosome 1B, WEW_v2.0, whole genome shotgun sequence, the genomic segment NNNNNNNNNNNNNNNNNNNNNNNNNNNNNNNNNNNNNNNNNNNNNNNNNNNNNNNNNNNNNNNNNNNNNNNNNNNNNNNNNNNNNNNNNNNNNNNNNNNNNNNNNNNNNNNNNNNNNNNNNNNNNNNNNNNNNNNNNNNNNNNNNNNNNNNNNNNNNNNNNNNNNNNNNNNNNNNNNNNNNNNNNNNNNNNNNNNNNNNNNNNNNNNNNNNNNNNNNNNNNNNNNNNNNNNNNNNNNNNNNNNNNNNNNNNNNNNNNNNNNNNNNNNNNNNNNNNNNNNNNNNNNNNNNNNNNNNNNNNNNNNNNNNNNNNNNNNNNNNNNNNNNNNNNNNNNNNNNNNNNNNNNNNNNNNNNNNNNNNNNNNNNNNNNNNNNNNNNNNNNNNNNNNNNNNNNNNNNNNNNNNNNNNNNNNNNNNNNNNNNNNNNNNNNNNNNNNNNNNNNNNNTGTCGCCGACGGGCACCACCCGGCAAAGCCCGCGCGGTGTCGGCGGCGGTGGGATCTCATTTGCCCTCTCCTGGTGCGGGGCCGTGGGGGGGCTCTCTTCGTCGACCAATGGCGGAGCTCAAAGGCCGGCACGTCAGGCGGGGCGCGCAGGCAGGTGGCGGTGGGCGGCGTAGTGGTTGGCTGCTGCATGGCGGCGCGGCACGGTGGAGCGCGCGGGTTGGTGGCGGCGCGGCGTTTCTTCTGGACGAAGCTTGGGTCGGTCAGATCTGCGCGCGGCGGAGTGGGGGCTGGCGGCCGGAGCTCGTCAGGGGGGCTTGTGTAGCGGCGGGCGTTATGGCGAGCGCGTGTGCCGGTGGCGCACTCCGGAGGCAGCGTGCAAGTCCATCGCCAGACGAGTGGCGGCGGTGCTGCGATGGCTCGGCCAAGATGGAGTCTTGGTGAGCAGCGAGCTAGCAGTCGGCCACCTTTGTGTTGTGTGGTGAACGGCGAGGCTTTCCCTGGTTCCTCGTGGAGATGCGGGTCCGACCATTGCTAGGTTGTCCCTCGGAGTGGGCGATGGCTATTGCAGGTGGTCCTGGACCTTGCCGATGGTGCGGGATGGCTATGGTTCCTGTCCAGGCTGGGTGTCGATGGTGCGGCcggtgttctccttgatgtgctttcGATTGTTGACCCTCGGCTTGCAGCTGCATTGGTGAAGTGCTGCGGTGGCGGCGGTGTGAAGCTTCTGGGATGGTGTTACCCAATTCTAGGGGGCGTGGTGAGGTGCGACACGCGGATGAAAATCTTGCTCGACTTCCGTCGGGCATGCGGCGATGGCACCCGTGGATGTCATCCCCTCATTGGAGGCGTCGTTGAGGCGTGTTCGTCACGTCCCTTGCTCACTAGGAGTTGTGGCTGTCTCCAGGCGAATGCCTCGATTCGGTGTTGGATCGACACAATGGCGGCGTCCTCGACGTCATTCCTCTGCCGGGAGCATTGTGTGTGGAGACAAGTTCCTTGACGATCTCCTCTGGTGTTTGCCGCTATCCTCTTTGTTCCATGACGACGCTATGTACGCCCGTCGCCGGTGTGTCCAAGACGGCGGCTTTCTGGGAGCAGATCGAGTCCTGCCACCCAGTTGCCACTTCCTCTTAGGCAATAAGAGTGGATGGTGCTTCAACAAGTGAAGTTCTGCGGAAGTTGGTGGTCTTCGGAGGTGCTCGGCGTTGGTCGAGACGCGGTATTGTGTTCCAAATTGGGTAGGCTCTTCCATGTTGTAGTTTGCTTTGCGGTGTTTGCTTGTCTTTCGTGTGGTGTTTGCGCCACTCTCGTTGTTCGCAGTGAGTGTAGTTTCTTGTAACTGAAATTCTgccttctataaagctatggtatATATGCCTGGGCGTACTCTTGAAAAAAAAACCCAGATCTACACTCCGTATAGTGCAGTTGGAGAAGATTTAAATTGCACAGATCAGATCGCTAACCACATGCAATTTAAATTGCTTACCACATGCAAATTACAATACAATACAGGCATAAGGTGTACAAGTTGATGCTCAACACATGCGGTGCAGTTGTTCAAGCAAGCGCGTGATGTGGACACGTAGTATTCTAACGTCGATGCGCCTATGAACCGGCTGGGTTCCCAGAAACAGCAGGAGAGACAAATCTGGCTCCTTTTTTTCTGTTGGCCTCGGACAAAACTGGATTATTCTCCAGCTCGGACACGGCATGTCCCAAATCCGCCACCAACTTCCGGCTGACCTCTTCTCCCCACTGTCGCTCTTCCCACTCTCGTCGTCTCCCTCCGATCTTGTCGCCACTATCCCCTCGCGGTTGTAGCTTGGTTAGTTGGTTTGGCTTGGCGATGAACGGCGGCGGGGGCGATGAGAGCGGCAGCGACCATGAGGGGAGCGGGACGCGGAAGCCGCTGCTGCTCAAGAACACGGGGAGCTGGTACAGGATGGTGGGGTCGTCGTCGCGGCAGATGGTCGGCGCCTCGTCCATGGCCGTGCTGCGCGAGTCCCACGTCTCCGCGCTCCTCTGCACGCTCATCGTCGCCCTCGGCCCCATCCAGTTCGGCTTCACCTGCGGCTTCTCCTCGCCCACCCAGGACGCCATGATCCGCGACCTCGGCCTCTCCATCTCCCAGGTCCCTTCTCCTTTCCCCACGGCTGTGCCTGGAACCTCCATGCTGGCTCTGTTTTGACCTCTACTTCTTGGACTAAAAATGTTGATTAGCTCCTCCGTGTGTGCGCCTGATGCAGTTCTCGGCGTTCGGCTCGCTGTCCAACGTCGGCGCCATGGTGGGCGCCATCGCCAGCGGGCAGATGGCCGAGCACATTGGCCGCAAAGGGGTGAGAAGTTTCGACCATTTTTTTCTCCCTTTGACTACTACTTAAGCCAGAGTTATGAGTTGACCTTGTACAATTAGTCTCGAATCTCGTGAGCTACTTAATTACTTGCGTGTGGCACCCTGAATTAGGAGTTGGTGTTGCAATTTTTTTGCAGATGAAGTATATAGTGGAAAAGGTTCAGGCTTCTGTTTTACTACACTGAACTGAAGTTACATTCTTTTATATACTCTAATAATAATGTGCTTGCATCTGACTGAATTTTCAGTCGTTGATGATCGCGGCGATTCCGAACATCATCGGTTGGCTCGCCATCTCCTTTGCCAATGTATGACATGACATGACGCACCCACATGTTTTCCAAGCTTATTTCCACAACCTTTTCCTTCATGCTTATGTTTCATCTACAGGACTCGTCATTTCTCTATATGGGACGGTTGCTCGAAGGATTTGGTGTTGGTGTCATATCCTACACGGTTCGTATAGAGCATCTTCGGTGCTTGCTTATTTTGTGCCTTGGACATGCTTTCAGATTTTGAGTACTCACCTGGTTAAAAGAATGTTCAGGAAAGAAAGATCAACTGATATGTCGATATATTCGATGCAGAATCTTCAATAGTTTATACAAAATTTATATTACTGCCGATGCATTATTGGACTAGTTAATAGTTATAACACTAACTGTTAGTATGTATGAATTATGTGATGCCATCATACCAGGTGCCTGTATACATAGCAGAGATATCCCCTCAGAGCACAAGAGGAGCGCTTGGCTCCGTGAACCAGGTACGCCGCCTATTCTCACTAGTCACAAGTACATGGATCGTTCATGTCAAGCTCACCGTGCAATTGATCGTTATGTAGTTATCTATCACCCTTGGTATCTTCTTGGCCTATGTGCTAGGCATGTTTGTTCCTTGGAGGCTGCTTGCAGTACTAGGTAATGCAACTaaacacctactccctccgttcctaaatatttgtctttctagagatttaaacgaatgactacatacggagcaaaatgagtgaatctacactctaaaacatgtctatatatatccgtctgtggtagtccatttggaatctctaaaaaaaatatttaggaacggagggagtatcatattaCTGAAGTTTGGTCTTGCTGCTAGCATTTTGCAGTTAATTTCTGATACTGTGCTTTTGTAAGAGTTTTCAGTTAACTTCTGACACCCGGTTTTGATGCAAATCTCTCTCATCCACTCTTTCAGGAACCTTGCCTTGTACACTGTTGATTCCTGGTCTATTCTTCATCCCGGAGTCTCCAAGATGGCTGGTGTGTACATGCTCAAGTTCGATATATGAAGCAGAGCATCACTCTGAAATCTGTAATGACACTCTTTTTATGCATCTGTCTTCAGGCAAAGATGAACTTGACGGATGATTTCGAGACTTCTCTGCAAGTTTTGAGGGGTTTCGAGACCGACATCACAGCCGAAGTGAACGATATAAAGGCAAACACTTGCACTCTTTTTCTCCCTCCTATTGACTTGGAAATCCTTCTGAAGTATTTTTGCTCTAGTATAATTTCCTTAAAATCGGAAATATGTCTGTGTGTGTTTCACTCTTCTAGAAGTAACATCGTCGATTTTAGATTTGAACTTTTTGATTGCTGTTGTGCAGAGAGCTGTAGCATCTGCAAACAAAAAGGCTACGGTCCGTTTTCAGGAGCTGAATCAAAAGAAGTATCGAACTCCCTTACTAGTAATTTCCTTACCCCTTTTCATCTTTTTGATCCATAACATACAAAAATTACTGCATTTTGTAAATGATAATTATGCTACACTTGGGCAGATAGGAACTGGCCTTCTAGTGCTTCAAAATCTATGTGGGATAAATGGCATATTGTTCTATGCAAGTAGAATATTCAGAGCTGCAGGTGAGTTATGCCTGGTGCCTTTTTATCGTTTAGGCATAGCAAGTTCTAGGCATGACTTTTCGAATGGAATTACGATACATTTGGTAAATTATAATTGGAATAGTAGGAGAGGTGTTTGCTACATAACCAACCTGACAGTGACAAACAAGTTTCACTTTGGCAAAAAAATCAGGATATCGCAACAGATTTATACCCAATAATTCCTTAAAATTCGTTCAGCATTATGCTAGCTTCCCTAAAGATAATATCACAAATAACTTCATGGCATGGTATTTCATTCTGCTTCCTCAATGGAAGATGCCACTTCATTGCCTGTAAAATGATTGGTCTTTCGTAAGTACTTTTCATCTACTCTGAACTCTGAAGTACAAAGCGATTTTGCTTAAGTACAATTGTGATACTTTGGCTTGTAAATTTGACATGCAAAGTTCTTCAGGGTTCACAAACAGTGACCTGGCCACATGTGCACTTGGAGCTATTCAGGTATGATATGTAACATGTTTTGTGGCCATCAAGTTATCTTTTTAGCAAGGTTCGATCTCGTCTCGCTGACAGCATCACCTTAATTAGGTTTTCGCTACTGGAGTTACAACATCGCTACTAGATAAAGCTGGTCGACGGATGCTCCTTATTGTAAGTCCACTCTctccgatccataataagtgtctATAGTTTTGAACTAAACTAACCgtagttcaaaactgcgacacttattttggatcggagggagtagtagtttgtAAGCTGTATGTATTTTGTAAAATGTAAGCTGTATGTAACTGTAATCTATTTCACACTTCAAATTTCAGATCTCCACTGCCGGGACGACTCTAAGCCTTCTTGCAGTTTCTGTTGCATTTTTCCTCAAGGTATATACAGGTCTCTCAGCCTTTGATTCTGATATAAAAAAGTTCTACTGCTACATTGCTTTTTACGATGCTGAGCGGCAACACTATTTATCACTGAGATGGGTCCATTTTGCCAAGCCACTCTGGTCTTATCATATATGGTTGTGATGGTTATTTGTTACAGGACAATCTACCACATGACTCTCACTCGGACTACATCTTAAGCATGGTGTCCTTGGTGGCTCTTGTGGTATGTCTGCAGTTAGATCATTTCGTCGCGTGACGTGTGTGTCGAACCCTGTGCGAAAAATCTTCTTAACCTGGATCTTTTCTTCAGGCTTATATCATCACCTTCTCCTTCGGCATGGGTGCCATTCCATGGCTCATAATGTCCGAGGTAAGAGCTTCTGGCCTCTCATAGCCCTCGAGAACATTCAGATAACCCAAATTCAGAGAGATGCCATGAATAACAATTCAAAGCAAGCATCTGAATTGCACCACCGATGCATGGGCGAAATATTCTGAATTCTTCAGTTCCAATTTTGAACGAACAATTTTCAGATCCTTCCGGTGGGCATCAAGAGCTTCGCAGGGAGCTTCGCGACGCTGGCCAACATGCTCACTTCCTTCGGGGTGACAATGACGGCGAACCTGCTGCTGAGCTGGAGCGCTGGCGGTACGTGAATGCTCGGCGCCTCTGTTGTGCCCTCTTGCCTTGCCAAGCATTAATTCTGAACCATGAAACTTGATGACTTTTACATGTTCATTCATCATCTCTATAAATAATTTATGCAGGGACTTTCGCGTCGTACATGGTCGTGAGCGCGTTCGCCCTCGTGTTCGTTATACTTTGGGTGCCGGAGACCAAGGGGAGGACCCTGGAGGAGATACAGTGGTCGTTCCGGTGAGTGGTCTTGATCCGCGGTGCCCCCCGGTCGTCGCATATGGTGTGTAGCTCTTCAAGTTAGGGTAAAAGCCGTGTGTCAGGCAAGAATTGGTTTGCACAGTCAGCAATCTTGGCTCTTCGAACCAAGTGGAATCAGTAGTACCAGTCACATTATTTTCTTCTTCTGTGATGTATCTTTTATAAGTCAAATGCAGAAAATAATATTTTCAGCGGGAACGAACAACCTCAGAAAGGCCGTGCGTTTCCTGCCGAGGCTGGTACAGCTGGGCCTTTAAACATACGGCTTTGAGGCTTCCTATCTTCGTTCTTGGGTTTTTGCGCCCAAACGGTAATCAAGCTAATCAAAAAGATAAACCTCCCGATTAGATTAGTCCCACATCGCTTGCGCAGCTCAGCATACCTACTCGTATGGATATAAGAGGAGGGACAAGGCTCCGTTTCAACTCATACCTTTCTCGGCCTTTTGGCTAAGATCAAGTGTAGTATCTGTTCTTATCAGTTTAATATCTGATATGTGGATTACATGTCCACAACGATATTAAATTTATTTTTTGTGGGGGAGGATCCATCATAGTGGCTTGCCACTAGGATCCTCGCGTGTTCCCTGGGCGTTGCACTATAGCTCGGGTGAGGCGCACCCCAACCAAAACCAAATTAAAGATTTAACCCTTTTTGTGTTGGTGAAATTAAAGATTTAACCCAACTTGCAGTTTGATTGTTTGATTAAATCTTTTAATTCAAAATGAAATGAGTTGTGAAACCACAATGGCCTAGCTCTCAGTCACAACCAAAGAGGTACCTccgtagaattttttttgcctAGATCCACAGCAAACAAATACAGTCATGAAAAGGACTTTCCTCTTACCACCTTGATGCTGGATAGTAGAGGGGGTGATCTGCTAATTAGTACTGATTTGTGCCGtccgttatactccctccgtcccaaagtaCTTGTTGAAGAAATgggtaaaaatagatgtatctacaactaaaatacatctagatacatccatttgtccggcaagtatttccggacggagggagtagatttgaTTATTTACAAGGAAAAGATTTCACTGTTTCACTGGATACCGTGCAATTTTTCATAAGTTAGTTTTCCCTTTTGTTTTTAAGAATCCAATATTCACTGGTTACGAAACTCGTAATCATTTTTTGTAGACAAGTACTccgtccgttcctaaatatatgtctttgtagagattataTTATgaagcacatacagatgtatatagatgcattttagagtgtagattcactcttttTCTTCATATGTAGTCTATAGTGgaactctacaaagacttacatttaggaacggagggagtattttgaaATCTGGTGCCTACTGGTGAAGCATTATCAAGGAGTAGGGCTCCGTTTAAAGTTTGTGAACCCCATGAGGTCAAACTCGTTTTTTTTGGGTTTGGTTCAAAAATAAATGAGTTGGTACAAGCATCCTTTTTTGTATATCGGTTGAAATATGAGCCGAGGGAGGGTAATCCAAGTCTAGCTCGCTCAATTTGACTAGAAATAGGTTGAGCTTGCCTCATAGGTACGTTATCTTCAGTACACAAAATGAGCTAATAGGTGCGAGAATTTttgtgccccccccccaccctacccCCGCGGCCCGTCACCACACAGTCACACACAAGTTTATATTATTTGTCTCGGAAATGGCTCATGATGGGCTTGAGGTCATTACAAACCGAGGATAATCCAACTCTGGAGTTCGAACACTCGAAACAGGCTTTCGCCTCGCTTTATATATAAGCAGCAAACAAACAAAGCAAATGAGTGAACGATACAAAGCGGAGTGGTAGTCATCTGAGAAAGCAAATCCCGGGATAATAGAATCATGCAGACAAGTATGCTACCGAAGGAGAACATGGGGAGGACTAGGTACAACACCATGCTACATCCTATCACACCTAAGCCCCACAACAATGCCCTTAGGAGAGAAGACGGCGCGAAGCGTTGCCATTGCCGAGTCCAAAGTGAACATGAGCTTTCACCCGAAATCCTGGCACGGAGAGGAGAACCACAATGACGTTCAAGAAGAGAGCAGCGCTCGTAGCATTGCCGCCATCGGCGCAATTTCGTTCAGCGATGTCACGACCACCACCAACTCCCACCGCACCGCGAGAGGAAGACGCCGCTCGCGAGCACACCCCAGGCCGAGCCCAACCTCACCTACCCAAAGCACCAGTCCTCATCCGCCTCGGGCAAAGATATAGCCCGCACGAGCACAAACCCTAGCTCCAAGCCTTCCCCGTTTGCATTCGAACTCTAGCTCAAGTCAAATTGAGCTCGCTTTGTTTTATAATACGAGCCGAGCCAAATTTAGATAGGTCATTCAAATTTCAATCCGTTTGCATCCCTACTTTCATGTTTTGGAACGAACAAAAATAAATTGTCAACGTCGTCTAAAAATGGTCCACCATGTATAGAAAAACATGATTCTTGTTGCGCTAGCCAGGCAATGCGCATGTGGACAGTGGAAGGAAACAACCTTGTCATCGCCCGGCTGTTGCCGCATCTGACATATTGGACATTTTCTATGGCTGTCTAACACGTGATGCCGTGGATGGCCTTCATTTGGACATTTTCTGCAGACTTTTCCCTCTCGTCAATAATACTATAATTCAGAGCAAGCATTTTAATTACACAACCGATGCATTAGCGAAGTACTCTGAATTATGCAGTTCCAACTTTGAACCAACATTTTCAGATCCTCCCTGTCTGGCATCAAGAGTTTCGCGGGGAGGTTCGCGACGGCGACGCTCGCCAACATGCTCAATTCCTTCACGATGACGATGATGGTGAAACTGCCGCTCAGCTGGAGCCCTTGCGGTACGGTACGATTTCAGTTTAGAAGGACTTCATTCAGTCGACCAAGGACTAATTCTGAACCATGAAACCAGACGCAAATTcacatgttcatcatctttgcaaaCAATTTCTACAGGTACTACCGCGTCGTACATGGTGGTCACTCTTCGGGTGCCGGAGACAAATGGGATTATGGGAGGAacctttttttttgcatggtattaTGGGAGGAACCTGGAAGAGATACAGTGGTCCGCCATACGCAGAAACCTAAAACGtatttccatgaaggaaaaaaAAAGCCAGGATTGTCGTGTATCATGCCGAAGCCGTATTACTGGGCCTTTGAATATGTGGGCTTTGAGGATTTCTGTCTTCTAGCTGGGTCTCTGGGCCCAAGCGTTAATCAAGCTAGTTGAAATCAGATAGAAACCTCCCGCTTAGAATAGTCCCACACGGCTTAGGCAGTTCATCACAGGTGGTCGGACGGGTATAAGAGCGGGGGTAAGTCACCGTTTTTACTCATACCTTTCTCGGCCTTTTGGCTAAGATCAAGTGTAGTATCTGTTCTTATCAGTTTAATATCTGATATGTGGACTACACGTCCACAATGATATTAAATTTATTTTTTATTGGGAAGGATCCATCATAGTGGCTTGCCACTCGGGTCCTCGCGTGTTTCCCGGGCGTTGCACTATAGCCCAGGTGTAGCGCACCCCAACCAAAACTAAAATAAGCTTTTAACTTGACCAAATCATATTGTTCAAATTTAGATTAAATGACTTATGAAATCAGTGTTTAAGCCAAGGTGACAGGCTAAATTTGACTCCGACATATAGCTTGGAAGTTGGATGGACTATGTTAGCTATGTTACTTTTGGAACGTAGAGTAAAAATTGCTGCTGTTTTGGATTGAAAAACAAATCAGTTGCATT encodes:
- the LOC119349615 gene encoding sugar transporter ERD6-like 4 yields the protein MNGGGGDESGSDHEGSGTRKPLLLKNTGSWYRMVGSSSRQMVGASSMAVLRESHVSALLCTLIVALGPIQFGFTCGFSSPTQDAMIRDLGLSISQFSAFGSLSNVGAMVGAIASGQMAEHIGRKGSLMIAAIPNIIGWLAISFANDSSFLYMGRLLEGFGVGVISYTVPVYIAEISPQSTRGALGSVNQLSITLGIFLAYVLGMFVPWRLLAVLGTLPCTLLIPGLFFIPESPRWLAKMNLTDDFETSLQVLRGFETDITAEVNDIKRAVASANKKATVRFQELNQKKYRTPLLIGTGLLVLQNLCGINGILFYASRIFRAAGFTNSDLATCALGAIQVFATGVTTSLLDKAGRRMLLIISTAGTTLSLLAVSVAFFLKDNLPHDSHSDYILSMVSLVALVAYIITFSFGMGAIPWLIMSEILPVGIKSFAGSFATLANMLTSFGVTMTANLLLSWSAGGTFASYMVVSAFALVFVILWVPETKGRTLEEIQWSFR